A stretch of Dyella sp. BiH032 DNA encodes these proteins:
- a CDS encoding glutamate--cysteine ligase → MSIPSAVKSTPIGDRQQLADYLAAGEKPRDAWRIGTEHEKFGFLTDSLRPPTFDGDRGIRVLLERLAERYGWDIAREGDNPVALSRDKASITLEPAGQLELSGAPLENIHQTCCEVNKHLEEVRSIADDLGIGFLGMGFQPKWRRDEMPWMPKGRYKIMREYMPKVGSLGLDMMTRTCTVQVNLDFSSEADMVRKFRTSLALQPVATALFADSPFTEGRPNGYLSYRSNVWTDTDPHRTGMLDFVFDQSFGYERYVDYILDVPMYFSYQDGRYIDLAGQDFKRFLRGELPSLPGVRATMKDWADHLTTAFPEVRLKQYLEMRGADGGPWNRLCALPALWVGLLYDDDALAAAWDLVKDFTREERHALRDGVPKQALKLPFRGHSVRELAAETLKIAAHGLKRRAQLNRNGADESIYLEPLIEIVEANQTPAERKLELFHGPWHGSVDPVFREFAY, encoded by the coding sequence GTGTCCATACCCAGTGCCGTCAAGAGCACGCCCATTGGCGACCGCCAGCAGCTGGCCGACTACCTGGCCGCTGGCGAGAAGCCCCGCGATGCCTGGCGCATCGGTACCGAGCACGAGAAGTTCGGCTTCCTCACCGACAGCCTTCGCCCGCCCACCTTCGACGGCGACCGCGGCATCCGCGTGCTGCTGGAGCGGCTGGCCGAGCGCTATGGCTGGGACATCGCTCGGGAAGGCGACAACCCGGTCGCCCTGTCGCGCGACAAGGCGTCCATCACGCTGGAACCGGCCGGTCAGCTCGAACTCTCCGGCGCGCCGCTGGAGAACATCCACCAGACCTGTTGCGAGGTGAACAAGCACCTCGAGGAAGTACGCTCCATCGCCGACGACCTCGGCATCGGCTTCCTCGGCATGGGCTTCCAGCCCAAGTGGCGCCGCGACGAGATGCCGTGGATGCCGAAGGGCCGCTACAAGATCATGCGCGAGTACATGCCGAAAGTCGGCTCGCTCGGCCTGGACATGATGACGCGCACCTGCACCGTGCAGGTCAACCTCGACTTCTCCAGTGAGGCCGACATGGTGCGCAAGTTCCGCACCAGCCTCGCGTTGCAGCCGGTAGCCACGGCGCTGTTCGCCGATTCGCCGTTCACCGAGGGTCGCCCGAACGGCTACCTCTCCTACCGCTCGAACGTGTGGACCGACACCGATCCGCACCGTACCGGCATGCTCGACTTCGTCTTCGACCAGAGTTTCGGCTACGAACGCTACGTCGATTACATTCTCGACGTGCCGATGTACTTCAGCTACCAGGACGGCCGCTACATCGACCTGGCGGGCCAGGACTTCAAGCGCTTCCTGCGTGGCGAACTGCCGTCGCTGCCGGGTGTTCGCGCGACCATGAAGGACTGGGCCGACCATCTCACCACCGCCTTCCCCGAAGTGCGGCTCAAGCAGTACCTGGAAATGCGCGGCGCCGACGGCGGCCCCTGGAACCGTCTCTGCGCATTGCCCGCGCTGTGGGTCGGCCTGCTCTACGACGACGATGCGCTCGCAGCCGCCTGGGACCTGGTCAAGGACTTCACCCGCGAGGAACGCCATGCGCTGCGCGACGGCGTGCCGAAGCAGGCGCTCAAGTTGCCGTTCCGCGGACACTCCGTGCGCGAGCTGGCCGCCGAAACGCTGAAGATCGCGGCACATGGCCTCAAGCGCCGTGCGCAGCTCAACCGCAACGGCGCTGACGAAAGCATCTACCTGGAACCGTTGATCGAAATCGTGGAAGCCAATCAGACACCGGCCGAGCGCAAGCTCGAGCTGTTCCACGGCCCATGGCACGGCAGCGTGGACCCGGTGTTCCGCGAGTTCGCCTATTGA
- the rho gene encoding transcription termination factor Rho — MSDIESQDHNDAKSAEAKTVSETPRTRAPRKSAAAAAAAAEGAPRAEKSAGEAPAAPPPVQASLPVDPAPSFHGDAVPRDGAPQQAREGGQPQQQGGQNPNNDRRNDRNDRGRRRRHERNQQRGPGGQGGQGGGQQHPRNNNGLPVDDEFADAGSNDRLINLTELKRKNAIQLLEFAESLGIQEGVARARKQDVIFNILKAHARSGGGIWAEGVLEILQDGFGFLRSADESYLAGPDDIYVSPSQIRRFNLRTGDYITGRVRHPKEGERYFALLKVDDINGDPPEASKNKMLFENLTPLFPRKAFHLERGNGSTEDITGRILDLVAPIGRGQRGLIVSQPKAGKTMMLQNVAQAIQYNHPDVHLIMLMIDERPEEVTEIARTVRAEVISSTFDEPAARHVQVAEMVIERAKRLVEHKRDVVILLDSITRLARAYNTVVPSSGKVLTGGVDANALQRPKRFFGAARNVEEGGSLTIIATALIDTGSKMDEVIYEEFKGTGNMEVHLNRRISEKRVYPSIDINRSGTRREDLLIEPDMLSKIWILRKLLHPMDELAAMEFMLDKMKNTKTNDEFFNSMKR; from the coding sequence GTGTCTGATATCGAAAGCCAAGACCACAACGACGCCAAGAGCGCCGAAGCCAAGACTGTGTCCGAAACGCCCCGCACCCGCGCGCCGCGCAAGTCCGCAGCCGCTGCGGCCGCCGCGGCCGAGGGCGCGCCTCGCGCAGAGAAATCTGCGGGCGAAGCACCTGCGGCACCGCCGCCGGTGCAGGCCAGCCTCCCGGTCGATCCTGCTCCCTCCTTCCACGGCGATGCCGTGCCCCGCGATGGCGCGCCGCAGCAGGCGCGCGAGGGCGGCCAGCCCCAGCAGCAGGGCGGCCAGAATCCGAACAATGACCGCCGCAACGACCGCAACGACCGTGGCCGTCGGCGACGCCACGAGCGCAATCAGCAGCGCGGCCCGGGTGGCCAGGGCGGCCAGGGCGGCGGCCAGCAGCATCCGCGCAACAACAACGGCCTGCCGGTGGACGACGAGTTCGCCGATGCCGGCAGCAACGACCGCCTGATCAACCTGACCGAGCTCAAGCGCAAGAACGCGATCCAGCTGCTGGAATTCGCCGAGTCGCTCGGCATCCAGGAAGGCGTCGCCCGCGCCCGCAAGCAGGACGTGATCTTCAACATCCTCAAAGCCCATGCCCGCTCCGGCGGCGGCATCTGGGCGGAAGGCGTGCTGGAGATACTGCAGGACGGCTTCGGCTTCCTGCGCTCCGCCGACGAGTCCTACCTGGCCGGCCCGGACGACATTTATGTCTCCCCCAGCCAGATCCGCCGCTTCAACCTGCGCACCGGCGACTACATCACCGGACGCGTGCGGCATCCGAAGGAAGGCGAGCGTTACTTCGCGCTGCTCAAGGTCGACGACATCAACGGCGATCCGCCGGAGGCGTCGAAGAACAAGATGCTGTTCGAGAACCTCACGCCGCTGTTCCCGCGCAAGGCGTTCCACCTGGAGCGCGGCAACGGCTCGACCGAGGACATCACCGGCCGCATCCTCGACCTGGTAGCTCCGATCGGCCGCGGCCAGCGCGGCCTGATCGTCTCCCAGCCGAAGGCCGGTAAGACGATGATGTTGCAGAACGTCGCGCAGGCCATCCAGTACAACCACCCGGACGTGCACCTGATCATGCTGATGATCGATGAGCGCCCGGAGGAAGTGACCGAGATCGCCCGCACCGTGCGTGCCGAGGTCATCAGCTCCACCTTCGACGAGCCGGCCGCGCGCCACGTGCAGGTCGCCGAAATGGTGATCGAGCGTGCCAAGCGCCTGGTGGAGCACAAGCGGGACGTCGTGATCCTGCTCGACTCCATCACCCGCCTCGCCCGCGCCTACAACACCGTGGTGCCCAGCTCCGGCAAGGTGCTCACCGGTGGCGTGGACGCCAACGCGCTGCAACGCCCGAAGCGCTTTTTCGGCGCGGCCCGCAACGTGGAGGAAGGCGGTTCGCTCACCATCATCGCCACCGCGCTGATCGATACCGGCAGCAAGATGGACGAGGTGATCTACGAGGAATTCAAGGGCACCGGCAACATGGAGGTGCACCTCAACCGCCGGATCTCCGAGAAGCGCGTCTACCCGTCCATCGACATCAATCGCTCCGGCACCCGCCGCGAGGACCTGCTGATCGAACCGGACATGCTTTCCAAGATCTGGATCCTGCGCAAGCTGCTGCACCCCATGGACGAACTGGCCGCCATGGAGTTCATGCTGGACAAGATGAAGAACACGAAGACCAACGACGAGTTCTTCAATTCCATGAAGCGCTGA
- a CDS encoding DoxX family protein, whose product MREFIATRASRLLDALYASRWLGPLVLRVVFGYFWLETGLAKVQHVDGFAERFAGWGIPFPWFSATLSAWTDLVGGALLILGLLTRVVCVPMIINMAVALILVVSRDLTGLDEYVESSELTYILIFFWLLMAGPGKASLDTLLARRLGIRTRD is encoded by the coding sequence ATGCGAGAGTTCATTGCCACGCGGGCCTCGCGCCTGCTCGATGCGCTGTATGCCAGCCGCTGGCTGGGGCCGTTGGTGCTGCGGGTGGTCTTCGGCTACTTCTGGCTGGAGACCGGCCTGGCCAAGGTGCAGCACGTGGACGGCTTCGCCGAACGTTTCGCCGGCTGGGGCATTCCGTTTCCATGGTTCAGTGCCACGCTTTCCGCCTGGACGGATCTCGTCGGCGGCGCGCTGTTGATCCTGGGCCTGCTGACGCGCGTGGTGTGCGTGCCGATGATCATCAATATGGCGGTCGCGCTGATCCTGGTGGTGTCGCGCGACCTCACCGGGCTCGACGAGTACGTCGAGAGTTCTGAGCTCACCTACATCCTGATCTTCTTCTGGCTGCTCATGGCTGGCCCCGGCAAGGCCAGCCTCGACACGCTGCTGGCGCGTCGCCTGGGCATCCGCACGCGGGATTGA
- a CDS encoding DUF692 domain-containing protein produces the protein MNAAQARPLENAMPYLGYGLGLRVEHYQELLEQPQGVDWLEIISENYMVPGGLPLVWLERFRQRFPLAMHGVSLSIGSTDPLDQGYLARLDALARHIEPAWVSDHLCWTGVQGVNLHDLMPLPYTEEALEHVAARVREVQDRLRRRILLENVSSYIRYADSQLEEWEFLAEVARRADCLILLDINNIYVSACNHGFDPQRYLDGVPADRVQQFHLAGHEQGERLIVDTHDAPVPSPVWSLYQAAVRRFGAVSTMIERDDRIPPLAELLDELGEARRLAAPLLRAAA, from the coding sequence ATGAACGCCGCTCAAGCTCGTCCGCTGGAGAACGCCATGCCCTACCTGGGCTATGGTCTTGGCCTGCGCGTGGAGCATTACCAGGAACTGCTCGAACAGCCGCAGGGCGTCGACTGGCTGGAGATCATCTCGGAGAACTACATGGTGCCCGGCGGTCTTCCGCTGGTCTGGCTCGAACGCTTCCGCCAGCGCTTCCCGCTGGCCATGCATGGGGTATCCCTGTCCATCGGCAGCACCGACCCGCTGGACCAGGGTTATCTCGCGCGCCTGGATGCGCTCGCGCGGCACATCGAGCCGGCCTGGGTGTCGGACCATCTCTGCTGGACCGGCGTCCAGGGCGTGAATCTGCACGACCTGATGCCGCTTCCCTACACCGAAGAGGCGCTGGAGCATGTCGCCGCCCGCGTGCGGGAGGTGCAGGATCGCCTGCGCCGCCGCATCCTGCTCGAAAACGTGTCCAGCTATATCCGCTACGCCGACTCGCAGCTGGAGGAATGGGAGTTCCTCGCGGAAGTCGCCAGGCGGGCGGATTGCCTGATCCTTCTGGATATCAACAACATCTACGTCAGCGCCTGCAACCACGGCTTCGATCCGCAGCGCTATCTCGACGGCGTGCCCGCGGACCGGGTGCAGCAGTTCCACCTGGCCGGCCACGAACAGGGCGAAAGGCTGATCGTGGATACCCACGATGCCCCGGTGCCATCGCCCGTATGGAGCCTCTACCAGGCTGCCGTGCGCCGTTTCGGCGCGGTCTCCACCATGATCGAGCGCGATGACCGCATTCCCCCATTGGCCGAACTGCTCGACGAACTCGGCGAAGCGCGCCGTCTGGCCGCGCCGCTGCTGAGGGCCGCGGCGTGA
- a CDS encoding response regulator translates to MRILLVEDDPLVADGIVRGLTGEGYVVDHVATAEPVSGMMDSAHYDLAIIDLGLPGEDGLSLVRRLRRSGQGLPLLIVTARDGLDDRVSTLDLGADDYLVKPFALPELAARCRALIRRASAASANELTIGRLRIDLAGRRAINAAGEALELTRREWSILECLAHHSGKVVSKERLTQAIAGWSEDISGNAIEVHISRLRSKLGDSASIRGIRGLGYRLEDG, encoded by the coding sequence ATGCGCATACTGCTTGTGGAAGACGATCCGCTGGTCGCCGACGGCATTGTCCGGGGCCTCACCGGCGAAGGCTATGTGGTGGACCATGTGGCTACCGCCGAGCCGGTCTCCGGCATGATGGACAGCGCTCACTACGACCTGGCCATCATTGACCTCGGCCTGCCTGGCGAGGACGGCCTCAGCTTGGTGCGCCGCCTGCGCCGCTCCGGCCAGGGCCTGCCGCTGCTGATCGTCACCGCGCGCGACGGCCTGGACGACCGCGTCAGCACGCTGGATCTCGGCGCGGACGACTACCTGGTCAAGCCTTTCGCCCTGCCGGAACTGGCCGCCCGCTGCCGGGCGCTGATCCGCCGCGCCAGCGCGGCCAGCGCCAATGAGCTCACGATCGGTCGCCTGCGCATCGACCTCGCCGGCCGCCGTGCGATCAATGCCGCCGGCGAAGCGCTCGAACTGACTCGCCGCGAGTGGTCCATCCTGGAATGCCTGGCGCACCACAGCGGCAAGGTCGTCAGCAAGGAACGCCTCACCCAGGCGATCGCCGGGTGGAGCGAGGACATCTCCGGCAACGCGATCGAAGTGCACATCTCGCGCCTGCGCAGCAAGCTGGGCGACTCGGCCTCGATCCGCGGCATCCGCGGGCTCGGCTACCGGCTCGAGGACGGCTGA
- a CDS encoding sensor histidine kinase, whose amino-acid sequence MLVAGVAIDHHSIVSPIYAAFDRSLSRAVLAIAAQIHRQPGGQFDIMLPDHPPPPLRALPEERFFYRVSNAQGATYAGSPDLPVAPAQPGDEFAYQDVTYRGMAVRLVSYRVIEGGEPLIITVGETPHRRDMAVHHMDVSFGINDSIQMLLVFGIALFGISIALRPLQRLRDQIANRPSHNLTPLPTDNVPGEVLPLVESLNTLLATVRESALSQQHFLANAAHQLRTPLTGVKAQLEVLARDTAGTPLQERIERLHGGIDRLAHTANQLLALARAEPSAHGSSRFLPVDLSKLVAQVVGASLDRALAHDIDLGAECQPARVTGVYWVLHELLMNLVDNAIRHTPPEGHITLRCGIEEGHPFLEVDDTGSGIPPEEREKVKERFYRGANSDGESCGLGLAIVEESARAHGATFSILDGRCGRGVRMRIDFPGAATDTGRAPQSA is encoded by the coding sequence ATGCTGGTCGCCGGCGTGGCCATCGACCACCACTCCATCGTCAGCCCGATCTACGCCGCCTTCGACCGCTCGCTGTCGCGCGCAGTGCTCGCCATCGCAGCGCAGATCCACCGCCAGCCCGGCGGGCAGTTCGACATCATGCTGCCGGATCATCCGCCGCCGCCATTACGCGCACTGCCGGAAGAGCGGTTCTTCTACCGGGTGAGCAACGCCCAGGGCGCGACCTACGCGGGCTCACCCGACCTGCCGGTCGCTCCCGCGCAGCCGGGCGATGAATTCGCCTACCAGGACGTGACCTATCGCGGCATGGCCGTGCGACTGGTGAGCTATCGCGTGATCGAAGGCGGCGAGCCGTTGATCATCACTGTCGGCGAAACGCCGCACCGCCGTGACATGGCGGTGCATCACATGGACGTGTCATTCGGCATCAACGACAGCATCCAGATGCTGCTCGTCTTCGGCATCGCGTTGTTCGGCATCAGCATCGCCCTGCGCCCGCTGCAGCGACTCCGCGACCAGATCGCCAACCGCCCTTCGCACAACCTCACGCCGCTGCCGACCGACAACGTGCCGGGCGAAGTCCTGCCTTTGGTGGAATCGCTCAACACGCTGCTGGCGACGGTGCGGGAATCGGCGCTGTCGCAACAGCATTTCCTCGCCAATGCCGCGCACCAGTTGCGCACTCCACTGACCGGCGTGAAAGCGCAGCTGGAAGTCCTCGCGCGCGATACCGCCGGCACGCCACTGCAGGAGCGCATCGAGCGGCTCCATGGCGGCATCGACCGCCTGGCCCATACAGCCAACCAGCTGCTGGCGCTCGCGCGCGCCGAACCCTCCGCACACGGCTCCAGCCGCTTCCTGCCGGTCGACCTGTCCAAGCTCGTCGCCCAGGTGGTGGGAGCCTCGCTCGACCGTGCACTGGCCCATGACATCGATCTGGGCGCGGAATGCCAGCCTGCCCGCGTGACCGGCGTGTATTGGGTGCTGCACGAGCTGCTGATGAACCTGGTGGACAACGCCATTCGCCATACCCCCCCCGAAGGCCACATCACGCTCCGCTGCGGCATCGAGGAGGGGCACCCTTTCCTCGAGGTCGACGACACCGGCAGCGGGATTCCCCCGGAAGAAAGGGAGAAGGTGAAAGAGCGCTTCTACCGCGGCGCCAACAGCGACGGCGAAAGCTGCGGCCTGGGACTCGCCATCGTGGAGGAATCGGCCCGGGCCCACGGCGCCACCTTCAGCATTCTCGATGGCCGTTGCGGCCGCGGCGTCCGAATGCGCATCGATTTTCCCGGCGCCGCCACGGATACCGGCCGGGCGCCGCAAAGCGCCTGA
- a CDS encoding DNA-binding domain-containing protein: protein MTSAATAPSELVGDERADARSRLAIYRHGYRARLREALSGEFPALARLAGRRFASLLDRYIEACPSEHYNLRWYGAGLAAFLRYALPWRDRPALAEAAALDWAISTCFDAADEPAVSAASLAGIDPQDWARLRLHPPRHLQWLAASSNVDAFRAASDRSLARPRLRRYAEPRPLIVWREATTVRYRALGPDEYALLTAAADGTAFAELCELAATRWPPDLAISRLSEFLHGWVGAGLIGALSLAEAEGVPSGARRSDFSG, encoded by the coding sequence ATGACTTCCGCCGCGACTGCGCCGTCCGAATTGGTGGGCGACGAACGCGCCGACGCGCGCAGCCGGCTCGCGATTTACCGGCATGGCTACCGCGCACGGCTGCGCGAAGCCTTGTCCGGTGAATTTCCCGCACTCGCCCGGCTGGCCGGACGGCGCTTCGCGTCCCTGCTCGACCGTTACATCGAGGCATGCCCCTCCGAGCACTACAACCTCCGCTGGTATGGCGCCGGGCTTGCCGCCTTCCTCCGCTATGCGCTGCCCTGGCGCGATCGTCCGGCCCTGGCCGAGGCCGCGGCCCTGGACTGGGCGATCTCCACGTGTTTCGACGCGGCCGACGAACCGGCGGTAAGCGCCGCCTCCCTGGCCGGCATCGATCCGCAGGACTGGGCCCGGCTGCGGCTGCATCCGCCGCGGCATCTGCAGTGGCTGGCGGCCAGCAGCAACGTCGATGCGTTCCGCGCCGCCTCCGATCGGAGCCTGGCCCGGCCCCGCCTGCGCCGGTACGCCGAGCCGCGCCCGCTGATTGTCTGGCGCGAGGCCACGACCGTGCGCTACCGAGCGCTCGGTCCGGACGAGTACGCCCTCCTCACCGCGGCGGCGGACGGCACCGCCTTTGCCGAACTGTGCGAGCTGGCGGCGACGCGCTGGCCCCCGGACCTGGCCATATCCCGCCTGTCCGAGTTCCTGCACGGCTGGGTGGGGGCAGGCTTGATCGGCGCGTTGAGCCTGGCGGAGGCGGAGGGCGTTCCTTCCGGCGCCCGACGATCAGATTTCTCCGGGTAA
- the trxA gene encoding thioredoxin TrxA translates to MSDLITHVSDDAFQKEVLESDTPVLLDFWAEWCGPCKAIAPALNELAEEYKGKLRIVKLNIDHNQKTPRDFGVRGIPTLMVFKNGKVEATQIGAVSKGQLKQLIEKTI, encoded by the coding sequence GTGAGCGACCTGATTACCCACGTGAGCGACGACGCCTTCCAGAAGGAAGTGCTGGAGTCGGATACCCCTGTACTGCTGGACTTCTGGGCGGAGTGGTGCGGCCCCTGCAAGGCGATCGCCCCGGCCCTGAACGAGCTGGCCGAGGAGTACAAAGGCAAGCTGCGGATCGTCAAGCTCAATATCGACCATAACCAGAAGACGCCCCGCGACTTCGGCGTTCGCGGCATCCCCACCCTGATGGTGTTCAAGAACGGCAAGGTGGAAGCCACCCAGATCGGCGCCGTCAGCAAAGGCCAGCTGAAGCAGCTGATCGAAAAGACCATCTGA